A stretch of DNA from Egibacteraceae bacterium:
GCACGGTCACCGGCTGGGACGGCGCCGCCGGCGCAGGGTCCGGACCCGAGACCGGTTCTTGCACGGTCACCGGCTGGGACGGCGCCGCCGGCGCAGGGTCCGGACCCGAGACCGGCTGCGAGGGCGCAGGGTCAGCGGGCGTCAGCGCCAGCTCGGCAGCCTGCGGCCCCGGGGGGGCGGGCTCGACGACCACGAGCTGGTGCGGGGTCCCCTCAGCGGTAGCGCCAGCCATGACCGCTGGGAGCCCGCCCACAGCCAGTGCCGCAGCACCGACGGTCAGCACCGAACGGGCGGCCCATCCCCGACAGTTGCGCATCAGTTCTCCTCAACATCCGACGCCCTCGCCGATGGGCGAGATACCGGCAAACAACACCGACGTGGCCAAAGGTACGCGTCGGCTTCAAGGGCTGCCAACCCCATTTGGGGGATTTCGACTCGACGGCGAAGCTCGGTTCACGACCGGGAGGCGACCAGTCTGGCAAAGACCACGAGGTTGTCACGGTAGGTCCCGGCAGCTCGGTCGAACGCACCGCCGCAGGTGACCAGCCGCAGCAGGGCCCGGTCACCGTCGCCGTAGACCAGCGCCGTCGGGAAGTCGTCCTTGGGGTATCGGCCGAGCCCCTCCACACGAAAGACCGCCGTCACGCCGTCGTCGCGCGTCACCAGGATCTCGTCACCCGGCAGGAGGCTACCGAGCTCGAAGAAGACCGATGGGCCCCGCGCGGCGGAGTCGACGTGCCCGACTATGACCGCCGCGCCGGGCGACCCCGGCGTCGCGGAGTGCCGGTACCAGGCCGCCTCGTCGTAGTGCGCACCCGCCGGCACCTCCATGGTGTGCTCGGGGGTGAGGCCCACCTGGCCCACCACCGACTGCACGCCGATGGCAGGGATGTCGACCGCGACGGGGTCGGACGGGACGAGCGTCGGGCCGGTCTCGTCGGCGGCCGGGTCAGGGCCCGGGTCGGGAGCGGTTGCCCCGGCTGTCAGGGGCGGTTCGAGCACGCCGGCCATGGGTGGTGCCGGCGGGGGCTGCCGGTCGGAGGCGACCGCGACCGTCATGGCAGCCGTCCCACCCGCCGACAGCGCGAACGCCGCCAGCATCGTGCCGAGTCTGCGGCGACCGTTGTGCATGTCCACCTCCCTTTGCGCTGGCTCGGCTAGCTCACCGCCGCGGCCTGCGTGCGAGGGGCGGGCGCACCACGAGCAGGATGACCGCGCCGAGGAGGAGGCCGGCCCCGACGACCAGCAGACCCACGTCCTGGAACCCTGCGGTCGAACCGTCACCGGTTGGGACACCACCGATGGGGGGCGCCATCCTGGTCGGCGGGCTGGTGCCCGGCGGCGTCACACCCGGCGGCGTCACACCCGGCGGCGTCACACCCGGCGGCGTCCCACCCGGCGGCGTCCCACCCGGCGGCGTCCCACCCGGCGGCGTCCCACCGGGCGTCGGCATCGGGCTCGGGCTCGGGGTGGGGGCGGGGGTCGCCGTCGGGGTGGGGGCGGGGGTCGCCGTCGCCGTCGGCGTCGGTGTCGGCGTCGGCGTCGGTGTGGGCGTCGGGGCGCAGGCGGCGCGGGTGATGGTGTTCGAGTCCATGGTGACCGCGCCGTTGCGTGCCAGTGCCCGGCCATCGGTGATCACCGCGCCGGTGTCGAGCGTGATGGAGGTCAGCGCCAGGATGGTGCCCTTGAAGGACGTGCCCGTGCCGAGGGTCGCCGAGCTGCCGACCTGCCAGAACACGTTGCAGGCATCAGCACCGTTGACGAGGTTCACGGCGCTGTTGGACGCGGTGATGAGCGTCGAAGCCGTCTGGAAGATGAAGACGGCGTCGGGGTTGCCCCGGGCGTCGAGGGTCAGCGTCCCCGTGATCCCGAACGTCCCGGTCGCCGAGCGGTAGACGCCGGGCAGCAGCGTCTGGTTGCCGAGCTCGGTGCCCACGGTGGCGGTGGGGGTCCGCCCGGCGGCGTCGTTGTAGGCGGTGACCAGGTCGTCCTTGGCCTGGGCGGCGACGGCGTCGGCGACATGCAGCTCGCCCGACAGCGTGACGGAGTCGAATCCGGTCACCGCGGGCCCGGGGTGCAAGCCGACGTCGCCGGTGATCGTGGTGGGCCCGGTGTTGGTGATGGTCGAGCCGGCCAGCACCGCGAAGCTGTCGGCCGTCCCGAGGCCCACGGGGTGTTGTGCGGCGAGGGACACGGAGCTCGCGACCACCAGGACCGTCAGGACCACCAGGGCGACCGTCAGCGGTCGGCCCGTGCGGGTGACGCCCAGGGGGCGGATGGGACGTGGGAGCATCGGTCTCATCCCTGTTCGATTGGTTTGTGTGCAGATTCGATCGTCGACCTTATGCTGAAGAACGGAAAGAAACAAGGATGTAATGACATTTCTGGGATGAGTGCACTCGTGTGATCCGTGGCTTTGGTGTGCCCGCTGGGGGCGGTCGCGCGGCGCCCGCGGTCGTGGGCTACTCCCACTCGATGGTGCCGGGGGGCTTGGAGGTGATGTCGTAGGCGACCCGGTTGATGCCGGGGACCTCGTTGATGATCCGCCCGGCGATGCGCTCGAGCACGTCCCAGTCGATGCGGGCGAAGTCGGCCGTCATGGCGTCCTCGCTGGTGACCGCCCGCAGGATGATCGGGTGGCCGTAGGTGCGCTCGTCGCCCTGCACGCCGACCGACCGGATCGTCGGCAGCACCGCGAAGGACTGCCAGATCTCGCGTTCCAGGCCGGCGCGGCGCAGCTCGTCGAGCACGATGTGGTCCGCTGCCCGCAGCAGATCGAGCCGCTCGGCGGTGACCGCACCGATGATCCGCACCGCCAGACCGGGGCCGGGGAAGGGCTGGCGCTGGACGATGTCGGCGGGCAGGCCGAGCTCGGCACCGACCCGGCGGGCCTCGTCCTTGAACAGCCAGCGCAGCGGCTCGACGAGCTCGAACGCCATGTCCTCGGGCAGCCCGCCGACGTTGTGGTGGCTCTTGATGGTCGCGGCGGTCCCGTGGCCGGACTCGATGACGTCGGGGTACAGCGTGCCCTGCACGAGGAACGCGGCGTCGCCGGCATGTTCGCGCGCGGCCTCCTCGAAGACGCGGATGAACTCGGTGCCGATGATCTTGCGCTTGCGCTCCGGGTCGGTGACCCCGGCGAGCTTCTCCAGGAAGCGGTCAGCGGCCTTGATGGTCACGAGCTTGGCTGACGAGTGCGCCCCGAAGGCCTCTTCGACCTGCGCCGTCTCGTCGTGGCGGAGGAGGCCGTGGTCGACGAACACGCAGGTGAGCTGCTCCCCCACGGCCTCGTGCACGAGCGCGGCGGCGACCGCCGAGTCCACCCCGCCCGACAGGCCGCACAGCACCTGCGCGTCGCCGACCTGCGCGCGGATGGCCTCGACGGCCGTCTCGATCACCGAGTGCGACGTCCACGTCGGCCGGGCGCCGGTGGCGGTGAGGAACGCGCGCAGGACGTCCATGCCCCACGGGGTGTGGGTCACCTCCGGGTGGTACTGCACCCCGAACAGCCTGCGCTCGGGATCCTCGAACGCGGCCACGGGCGTGGCGGCGGTCGACCCGATCACCCGGAAGCCCTGCGGGGCGGCCACCACGGCGTCGTTGTGGCTCATCCAGACGCGCTGGTCCGCCGGCTGACCGGCGAGCAGCACGCTGTCCACCACGCCGGTGAAGGCGGTCTTGCCGAACTCCGACTGGCCGGTGCGGGCGACCTCGCCGCCGAGGGCCGCCGCCATCAGCTGCTGGCCGTAGCAGATGCCCAGCAGCGGCACGCCGGCATCAAACAAGCCGGCATCGACCGTCGGTGCCCCCGGCGAGTACACCGACTTCGGGCCCCCCGACAGGATCACCCCGGCGGGCCGGCGGGCGGCGAGCTCCGCCGCGGTGATCGACGCGGGCACGATCTCGGAGTAGACGTGGCACTCGCGCACCCGCCGGGCGATGACCTGGGCGTACTGCGCGCCGAAGTCCACCACCAGCACAGTGTCGTAATCCTCGTGCGGCGCGGTCATCGAGCTCCCCTTCAGGACGCCAGAGCGCAGGGTACCCGCCGCTGTCCCGACGGCTGCGACCCGGCCCGCGCGCTCGGTAGTCTGGGGGCACGCACACGGGAGCCCCGCCGGGGCTGAGAGGGTGACCAGGGTCACCGACCGTTACCACCCGCCGGGTCATGCCGGCGAAGGGAGCCGCTCGACCATGCCGACCGCGACGCAGCCGGACGTGGTCGTCGTGGGGGCCGGCGTCATCGGCCTGTCCATCGCGTGGCGCGCAGCGCAGGCGGGGCTGGCGGTGACCCTGGTCGACGACCGGCCGGGCCGCGCGGCGTCCTGGGCCGCCGCCGGCATGCTCGCCCCGGTGACCGAGGTGCACTACGGCGAGGAGGCGCTGCTCGAGCTGAACCTCGCGTCCGCCGCCGCCTATGCCGACTTCGCGGCGGGGCTCACCGAGGCCTCCGGTCGCGACACGGGCTACCGGCGCTGCGGGACCCTGCTGGTGGCCCGCGACACCGACGAGGCCGCGGTGCTGGACGAGCTGCACCGCTTCCAGGCCAAGCTCGGCCTCGCCACGACACGGCTGCGCGGCCGCGCGGCCCGCGAGCTCGAACCGGCGCTGGCACCCCGCACCCGCAGCGCGATCCTCGTCGAGGGCGACCACCAGGTCGACAACCGCGCGCTGGTCACCGCCCTGCGCAGCGCCGTCGACCGCGCCGGCGTCGCGGTGGCACCGGGCCGGGTCGCGGCGGTGCGCACGACGAGCCAGCGGGCCGCCGGGGTCACCTTGGCGGACGGCACGGCCCTGCACGCCCCCCGCGTCGTGCTGGCCGCCGGTGCGGGCACCGGCGCCATCGCCGGCCTGCCCGCGGCGGCGGTCCCCCCGGTGCGCCCGGTGAAGGGGCAGCTGCTGCACCTGCGTCCCCGCGGGGGCGCGCCGCCCTTGACGAGCAGGACGATCCGGGGGTTGGACGTCTACGTCGTCGCCCGCGCGGACGGCCGGCTGGTGGTCGGGGCCACCGTCGAGGAGCAGGGCCACGACCGCACCGCCACCGCCGGCGGGGTGCGCCGGCTGCTGCGCGACGCCTGGGAGCTCCTGCCCGGGATCGACGAGTACGAGCTGACCGAGACCGCTGTCGGGCTTCGTCCCGGCTCTCCGGACAACGCCCCCCTGCTGGGCCCCGCCGCCGGCGTCCACGGGCTGATCCTCGCGACCGGGCACTACCGCAACGGGATCCTGCTCGCGCCGGTGACGGCCGAGGCGATCACCGAGCTGCTGGTGACCGGCGTCGTCCCCGCGAGGATCGCGCCGTTCGCCCCCGAGCGCTTCGCCGTCGCGGCACGCCGATGACGGTCACCGTCAACGGTCAGGCCCGCCCCCTGCCGCCCGGGACCAGCGTCGCCGACCTCGTCGCCGAGCACGGCCCCACGGTGGCCGGTGACCGGGTGGCCGTCGCGGTCAACGGCGAGGTGGTCCCCCGCCACGCGTGGACGACCACGACGCTCGCCGACGGCGACCGGGTGGAGCTGCTCGCCGCGATGCAGGGGGGGGCCGCGCCGGCGGGTGACGACGACGCCCTGGTCATCGCCGGCGTGCGGTTCGGCTCCCGGTTGGTGCTGGGCACCGGCGGCGCCACGAGCCTGGAGGCGCTCGAGCGGGCCCTCGTCGCCTCGGGGGCCGAGATGGCCACGGTGGCCCTGCGGCGCGTGGATCCCGCGTCCAAGGGCTCGGTGCTCGACGTCCTGGACCGCTGCGGGGTCCGGCTCCTGCCCAACACGGCCGGGTGCTTCACCGCCCGCGACGCGGTGACCACGGCGCGCCTGGCCCGTGAGGCGTTCGCGACCGACTGGGTCAAGCTGGAGGTGATCGGCGACGAGCGCACCCTCTTGCCCGACGCCGTCGAGCTGGTGGACGCCGCCGAGCAGCTCGTCGACGAGGGCTTCACGGTCCTGCCCTACTGCGGCGACGACCCCGTGGTGGCCCGGCGGCTGGAGGAGGTGGGCTGCGCGGCGGTGATGCCGCTCGGCTCGCCGATCGGCTCCGGTGGCGGGATCCGCAACCGCGCCAACCTGGCGATGATCGTCGAGCACGCCGGCGTGCCGGTGATCCTCGACGCGGGCATCGGCACCGCCAGCGACGCGACCCTGGCCATGGAGCTCGGCTGCGACGCGGTGCTGCTGGCCAGCGCCGTCACCCGTGCCCAGGAGCCGGCGACCATGGCCGAGGCGATGCGCGCCGCCGTGCGCGCCGGGCGTCTGGCGCGCCGGGCCGGGCGCATCCCGGTCAGGCTGTACGCGGAGGCCTCGACCACCTTCGAGGGGCTGCCCGAGTACTGAGCCAGCAACCTCAAGGCGGTCGCGGGGCACTCGCCGGGCCACACGACCCCGTCGGACGTGGCGGCCTGGCCGGGCCACACACCCGGGGCAGTCGCCGGGCCACACGACCCCGTCGGACGTGGCGGCCTGGCCGGGCCACACACCCGGGGCAGTCGCCGGGCCACACGACCCCGTCGGACGACCCCTGGCCAGATCAGCGGTCGCGTGCGACCGTCACCGTGGCGGTCGAGGGACCCCTGAGGAAGAGGCGAGCACACGATGCCGGTCGCCCGGTCGACGTCGCCGACCCGCAGCCAGCTGGTGTCGACGGCGACCATCGGTGCCGCGGCGGGCGCCGCGCTGCGGGCGAACCGGGGCGCCCAGGCGGCTGCTGTGGCCGCGGTCGCCGGGGCGGCCGCGCTGGCCGCGTCCGAGGCCCTTGCCCACCGGCGGGGGCCACCACCCCGGCCACTACCTCGCCCACGTGGCCGCCGGCACCGGAGCGCTGAGCGTCCTGGACGTCAGCGGGTTGCGTGAGGAGCTGCAGGTCTACCTCGACAGCGGCGAGCTGCGTGCCGACCACGCCTTCTGGCTGTTCGGGCTGCCGTTCCTGACGCTGCGCTACACCATCCGGCGGCGGTGAGCCCGAGCAGCGTGCGCGTATCCCCTGCGAGGCGGGTGGGCGCTCCGCGCCGCTACCCGGTCTGCAGGGCGCCAAGCAGCGCCTGCATCCAGGGACCGAGGTCGTCGGGGGTGCGCGCGGAGATCAGGGTGCCGTCGACCACGCAGGCCTCGTCGACCCAGTCGGCGCCCGCGTTGACCATGTCGTCGCGGATCGCGTCGACACTGGTCGCGCGCCGGCCTTTGATGATGCCCGCAGAGATCGGCACCCACCCGGCATGGCAGATGAACGCGACGGGTTTGCCGGCGGTGTCGAAGGCCCGCACCAGGTCCAGGACCGTGCGCGAGCGGCGCAGCTTGTCGGGCGCGAATCCGCCGGGGATGACGACGGCGTCGAACGCCGCGGCGTCGACCGCCTCCACGGTCGTGTCGACCGGGACGGGCCCGTGGCCCTTCTTGCCGGTCACCGGCTCATCGGTGAGCCCGGCGATGGTCACCGCGATGCCCTCCTCCCGGAGGCGGTGGACCGGGTAGAGGAGCTCGGTGTCCTCGAACAGGTCCGCGGCGAGGACCAGCACCGTCGTGGTGGCCATGGGATCTCCGATCCTCTAGCGGCGCCCCATGCCGATGCCCTGGGCGCGCTGGTAGAACTTGCCCTCGGTCTGCAGGGAGGGGGCGACCATGACCTCGGCCCGCTGGAACTCCTTGATGCTCGCGTAACCGCACGTGGCCATGGACGTTCGCAGGGCGCCGAAGAGGTTCACGGTCCCGTCGTTCTCCATGGCGGGCCCGAGCAGGACCTCCCGCAGGCTGCCGATCTGGTCGACGCGCACCCGGGCGCCGCGGGGGAGGTCCGGGTGGAAGGTGGCCATGCCCCAGTGGTAGCCGGCGCCGGGCGCCTCGGTAGCGCGGGCCAGCGGCGACCCGAGCATCACGGCGTCCGCCCCGACCGCGATCGCCTTGGCGATGTCGCCGCCCGTGCGCATCCCGCCGTCGGCGATGATGTGCACGTAGCGGCCGGTCTCCTCCAGGTGGCGGCTGCGGGCACCGGCCGCGTCGGCGATCGCGGTGGCCTGGGGGACCCCGATGCCGAGCACACCGCGGGACGTGCACGCGTTGCCCGGGCCGACACCGACGAGGATCCCGGCGGCACCGGTGCGCATGAGGTGCAGGGCCGACGAGTAGGAGGCACAGCCCCCCACGACCACGGGGATGTCGTAGCGGGCGATGAAGCTCTTGAGGTTCAGGGGCTCGGAGGTGGTCGACAGGTGCTCGGCGGAGACGACGGTGCCCTGGATCACCAAGATGTCGAGGCCTGCCTCCAACGCCGCCGCGTGGAAGCGCTCGACCTTCTGCGGCGTGAGGCTCGCGGCCGTCGTGATGCCCGCGGTCTTCATCTCCTCGACACGCCGGCCGACCAGCTCCGGGCGCACCGGTTCCTTGTAGATCTCCTGCATGCGGGCCGTGGCGACCTCCGGGGCGAGCTCGGCGATCTCTGCCAGCACGGCGTCGGGGTCCTCGTAGCGGGTCCAGAGGCCCTCGAGGTTCAAGACGCCGAGCCCGCCGAGGCGACCGAGCTCGATCGCAAACCGCGGCGACACCACGCCGTCCATCGCCGAGCCGAGCACGGGCAGCCCGAACTCGTACGCGTCGATCTGCCAGGTGATGTCGACGTCCTCGGGATCGCGGGTGCGCCGAGAGGGCACGATCGCGATGTCGTCGAAACCGTAGGCGCGTCTCCCGCTCTTGCCGATGCCGATTTCTATCTCCGCCACGCTGGCCTCACCTTCCGCGGTGTCGATGGGGCACCCGGCGTGCAAGGACCCGGTGCGGGTGCCGGGGAAGAAGGGCTCCATGCTACCAGCGCACCTGACAGGCAAGCGCTGCCCGCGTCGCCCCACGGCCACGGTGGCGGCGCCCCTGCCGCTAGGCTGCAGGGTATGGAGGACGAGTTCGACGACGAGTACGACGAGGATCCGGCCGAGCACCCACCGCTGCCGCTGGATCGGCGGGAGGCAGCCCGCGTCCGCCGGGATCTCGACGACCTCGCCGCCTTCCGCCACGCCTTCGAGCCGGAGGGCTACAAGGGCGTGAGCATGTTCTGCCAGGACTGCGTGGAGGAGCACTTCTACGGATGGCAGATGCTGGAGCACAACCTGCGCGCACTGCTCGAGTCGGGTGAGACCCCCGTGCACGAGCCGGCGTTCGATCCCCGCCCCGACGAGTACGTGGACTGGGAGTACGCACAGGGCTACCTCGACGGCCTCGCCGATGCGGGCGCGCCGGCGCTACCCACGCACACCACCCTTCCCGGTGGCTGCCCCTTCTGCGGCGCCGACCTGCCCGGCGACACGGCCCAGATCATCCACTGCCCCACCTGCGGCGCGCATCTCGGGCCGGCACGCATCGCGCGCGCCCTGCTCGATCGCGGCTGGTCCAACGAGGACGTGATCGAGCTCCTGCGCGGCGCGCGGGTACCCCCGCTGCGCGGTCTGCCGGGCGGGGAGCCCGCCGAGGGCTGAGCTACTGCATCACCCCTGCGGGTGGCCACTGGACGAGCGGTCCGGGGTCGGCGGGGGGCTCGGCCGGGACCAGCTCGACCGTCTCACCCTGGGTGGTGAGCACGTCCCGCGTCCGGGCCAGTGACTGCTCGAGCAGGGCCCGGCGGTCGGCCGGCGTCTCGGGCGCGTCCAGCGCCGCCAGGACGTCCACGATGGTGTAGGCGGTGCGGTCGACCCAGGTCGGCACGGCAGCGGTGCTCGTCACCACGAAGTCCCCCGGGGCCTCCTCCTCGACCTCGAAGCGGACGATCACGCCGTCCTGAGACGCAGCGGCGCAGCAGGCGGCGGACTGGTTCGACAGGAAATTGCCGAGGCCGAACGCCACGGGCCTGCCGGCGAGCCGCCCGACTTGCTGCAGCACATGGGCGTGGTGGCCGATGATGAGGTCGACGGCGCCGTCGGCCAGCAAGATCTCGGCGAGCGAGTGTTGCCCCGCGGTGGGCTCATGGCGGTACTCCTCCCCCCAGTGCAGGCTCGCCACGACGAACTCCGCCCCGGCGGCGCGTGCGGCCGCCGCTGGTCGACGCACGTGGTCGGGGTCGAGCAGGTCGACCCGCCACGGCTCGCCGGCAGGCAGCGCAAGACCATTCAGCCCGTACGTCGCCGACACGTGGCCGACCGTGACGTCGGCGACCTCGTACAGTCGAGGGCGGTCGGCCTCCTCGGCGCTGCGGGCCGTGCCGGCGTGCTTGACGCCGGCGTCGTCGAGGGCGTCCAACGTCGACGTCATCCCGTCCCCGCCCCGGTCAACGGCGTGGTTGGAGGCGGTGGAGCAGGTGTCGAAGCCTGCCGCCGCGAGTCCAGCGGCGAGCTGGCGCGGCGCCGAGAACAGTGGGAACCCCGAGAGGTCGGTGTTGTCCCGCGACAGCGGGACCTCGAGGTGGCAGACCGACAGGTCCGCGGCCTCCAACACGGCGCGGACCTCGGCGAACATCGGCGCGAAGTCGTAGTCCGCACCGATCTGCGTGC
This window harbors:
- a CDS encoding type 1 glutamine amidotransferase domain-containing protein, with translation MATTTVLVLAADLFEDTELLYPVHRLREEGIAVTIAGLTDEPVTGKKGHGPVPVDTTVEAVDAAAFDAVVIPGGFAPDKLRRSRTVLDLVRAFDTAGKPVAFICHAGWVPISAGIIKGRRATSVDAIRDDMVNAGADWVDEACVVDGTLISARTPDDLGPWMQALLGALQTG
- the thiS gene encoding sulfur carrier protein ThiS, whose amino-acid sequence is MTVTVNGQARPLPPGTSVADLVAEHGPTVAGDRVAVAVNGEVVPRHAWTTTTLADGDRVELLAAMQGGAAPAGDDDALVIAGVRFGSRLVLGTGGATSLEALERALVASGAEMATVALRRVDPASKGSVLDVLDRCGVRLLPNTAGCFTARDAVTTARLAREAFATDWVKLEVIGDERTLLPDAVELVDAAEQLVDEGFTVLPYCGDDPVVARRLEEVGCAAVMPLGSPIGSGGGIRNRANLAMIVEHAGVPVILDAGIGTASDATLAMELGCDAVLLASAVTRAQEPATMAEAMRAAVRAGRLARRAGRIPVRLYAEASTTFEGLPEY
- a CDS encoding CapA family protein — protein: LPAAHGRQAGRGGVMACAIDVGGPAATGRWERACAAAGDVLVHMPLANQARAYGTQIGADYDFAPMFAEVRAVLEAADLSVCHLEVPLSRDNTDLSGFPLFSAPRQLAAGLAAAGFDTCSTASNHAVDRGGDGMTSTLDALDDAGVKHAGTARSAEEADRPRLYEVADVTVGHVSATYGLNGLALPAGEPWRVDLLDPDHVRRPAAAARAAGAEFVVASLHWGEEYRHEPTAGQHSLAEILLADGAVDLIIGHHAHVLQQVGRLAGRPVAFGLGNFLSNQSAACCAAASQDGVIVRFEVEEEAPGDFVVTSTAAVPTWVDRTAYTIVDVLAALDAPETPADRRALLEQSLARTRDVLTTQGETVELVPAEPPADPGPLVQWPPAGVMQ
- the thiO gene encoding glycine oxidase ThiO, producing the protein MPTATQPDVVVVGAGVIGLSIAWRAAQAGLAVTLVDDRPGRAASWAAAGMLAPVTEVHYGEEALLELNLASAAAYADFAAGLTEASGRDTGYRRCGTLLVARDTDEAAVLDELHRFQAKLGLATTRLRGRAARELEPALAPRTRSAILVEGDHQVDNRALVTALRSAVDRAGVAVAPGRVAAVRTTSQRAAGVTLADGTALHAPRVVLAAGAGTGAIAGLPAAAVPPVRPVKGQLLHLRPRGGAPPLTSRTIRGLDVYVVARADGRLVVGATVEEQGHDRTATAGGVRRLLRDAWELLPGIDEYELTETAVGLRPGSPDNAPLLGPAAGVHGLILATGHYRNGILLAPVTAEAITELLVTGVVPARIAPFAPERFAVAARR
- a CDS encoding DUF5319 family protein, producing the protein MEDEFDDEYDEDPAEHPPLPLDRREAARVRRDLDDLAAFRHAFEPEGYKGVSMFCQDCVEEHFYGWQMLEHNLRALLESGETPVHEPAFDPRPDEYVDWEYAQGYLDGLADAGAPALPTHTTLPGGCPFCGADLPGDTAQIIHCPTCGAHLGPARIARALLDRGWSNEDVIELLRGARVPPLRGLPGGEPAEG
- the guaA gene encoding glutamine-hydrolyzing GMP synthase; this translates as MTAPHEDYDTVLVVDFGAQYAQVIARRVRECHVYSEIVPASITAAELAARRPAGVILSGGPKSVYSPGAPTVDAGLFDAGVPLLGICYGQQLMAAALGGEVARTGQSEFGKTAFTGVVDSVLLAGQPADQRVWMSHNDAVVAAPQGFRVIGSTAATPVAAFEDPERRLFGVQYHPEVTHTPWGMDVLRAFLTATGARPTWTSHSVIETAVEAIRAQVGDAQVLCGLSGGVDSAVAAALVHEAVGEQLTCVFVDHGLLRHDETAQVEEAFGAHSSAKLVTIKAADRFLEKLAGVTDPERKRKIIGTEFIRVFEEAAREHAGDAAFLVQGTLYPDVIESGHGTAATIKSHHNVGGLPEDMAFELVEPLRWLFKDEARRVGAELGLPADIVQRQPFPGPGLAVRIIGAVTAERLDLLRAADHIVLDELRRAGLEREIWQSFAVLPTIRSVGVQGDERTYGHPIILRAVTSEDAMTADFARIDWDVLERIAGRIINEVPGINRVAYDITSKPPGTIEWE
- a CDS encoding GuaB3 family IMP dehydrogenase-related protein, which encodes MEPFFPGTRTGSLHAGCPIDTAEGEASVAEIEIGIGKSGRRAYGFDDIAIVPSRRTRDPEDVDITWQIDAYEFGLPVLGSAMDGVVSPRFAIELGRLGGLGVLNLEGLWTRYEDPDAVLAEIAELAPEVATARMQEIYKEPVRPELVGRRVEEMKTAGITTAASLTPQKVERFHAAALEAGLDILVIQGTVVSAEHLSTTSEPLNLKSFIARYDIPVVVGGCASYSSALHLMRTGAAGILVGVGPGNACTSRGVLGIGVPQATAIADAAGARSRHLEETGRYVHIIADGGMRTGGDIAKAIAVGADAVMLGSPLARATEAPGAGYHWGMATFHPDLPRGARVRVDQIGSLREVLLGPAMENDGTVNLFGALRTSMATCGYASIKEFQRAEVMVAPSLQTEGKFYQRAQGIGMGRR
- a CDS encoding ice-binding family protein; the protein is MLPRPIRPLGVTRTGRPLTVALVVLTVLVVASSVSLAAQHPVGLGTADSFAVLAGSTITNTGPTTITGDVGLHPGPAVTGFDSVTLSGELHVADAVAAQAKDDLVTAYNDAAGRTPTATVGTELGNQTLLPGVYRSATGTFGITGTLTLDARGNPDAVFIFQTASTLITASNSAVNLVNGADACNVFWQVGSSATLGTGTSFKGTILALTSITLDTGAVITDGRALARNGAVTMDSNTITRAACAPTPTPTPTPTPTPTATATPAPTPTATPAPTPSPSPMPTPGGTPPGGTPPGGTPPGGTPPGVTPPGVTPPGVTPPGTSPPTRMAPPIGGVPTGDGSTAGFQDVGLLVVGAGLLLGAVILLVVRPPLARRPRR
- a CDS encoding class F sortase, which translates into the protein MHNGRRRLGTMLAAFALSAGGTAAMTVAVASDRQPPPAPPMAGVLEPPLTAGATAPDPGPDPAADETGPTLVPSDPVAVDIPAIGVQSVVGQVGLTPEHTMEVPAGAHYDEAAWYRHSATPGSPGAAVIVGHVDSAARGPSVFFELGSLLPGDEILVTRDDGVTAVFRVEGLGRYPKDDFPTALVYGDGDRALLRLVTCGGAFDRAAGTYRDNLVVFARLVASRS